The proteins below come from a single Cylindrospermopsis raciborskii Cr2010 genomic window:
- a CDS encoding phosphoglucomutase/phosphomannomutase family protein codes for MPILTNMLLSPIKFGTDGWRGVIADEFTFERLTLVASVAAKVLYNTYYSLTGSRTIVVGYDRRFMAENFARVVADAIKALGFDVLFSQDYAPTPAFSWAAKDFNALGALVITASHNPGSYLGLKVKSAFGGSVPPEVTQEIERLLTVEFSPVGNLGKEETFDPWISYCQALAKKVNIEAIQEAISSDKLTLFVDVMHGAAASGLGRLLGQKVKEINGNRDPLFGGKPPEPLPKYISEISAEIKNYTEIHHQQNRSTLTVGLVFDGDGDRIAALDRNGNFLSSQILIPILIDHLKTRRNFTGEIVKTVSGSDLIPSVARSLGLSIFETAVGYKYIADRMLMTEVLLGGEESGGIGYGSHIPERDALLSALYVLEAVVDSGLDLGEYYQQLQEKNNFFSAYDRIDLPLASMQIRDRLLQQLKTQKLTEIAGKKVIDCQTIDGYKFRLADESWLMIRFSGTEPVLRLYCEASTIEQVHQTLNWAKTWAESN; via the coding sequence ATGCCCATATTAACCAATATGCTTCTTAGTCCTATCAAGTTTGGTACTGATGGATGGCGAGGAGTAATCGCTGATGAGTTTACTTTTGAACGTCTGACTTTAGTTGCTTCCGTAGCAGCTAAAGTGTTATATAATACATATTATTCCCTGACCGGTAGCCGTACCATTGTAGTCGGATATGACCGTCGCTTTATGGCGGAAAATTTTGCCCGCGTTGTGGCTGATGCTATTAAAGCTTTAGGATTTGATGTTCTATTTAGTCAGGACTATGCACCAACACCTGCTTTTAGTTGGGCTGCTAAAGATTTTAATGCTTTGGGAGCTTTAGTGATCACAGCTAGTCATAACCCTGGCTCCTATTTGGGGTTAAAAGTCAAGAGTGCTTTTGGGGGTTCAGTCCCTCCAGAAGTTACTCAGGAAATAGAAAGATTATTAACTGTAGAATTTTCCCCAGTAGGTAATCTAGGAAAAGAAGAGACGTTTGATCCCTGGATAAGTTATTGTCAAGCATTGGCAAAGAAAGTGAATATTGAGGCAATTCAGGAAGCAATATCCTCGGATAAATTAACACTATTTGTTGATGTGATGCATGGTGCAGCAGCTAGTGGTTTGGGGAGGCTATTAGGGCAAAAAGTGAAAGAAATTAATGGCAATCGAGATCCCCTATTTGGCGGAAAACCACCAGAACCTTTGCCTAAATATATTTCTGAAATTTCAGCTGAAATTAAAAATTATACAGAAATTCATCACCAACAAAATCGGTCAACATTAACGGTTGGTTTAGTATTTGATGGAGATGGCGATCGCATTGCGGCGTTGGATAGAAATGGCAATTTTCTAAGTTCTCAGATATTGATTCCAATTTTGATAGATCACCTAAAAACCAGACGCAATTTTACCGGAGAAATTGTCAAAACCGTCAGTGGGTCTGACTTAATTCCCAGTGTAGCCAGATCCCTAGGTTTATCAATATTTGAAACTGCTGTTGGTTATAAATACATTGCTGATAGAATGTTGATGACAGAAGTTTTATTAGGTGGTGAAGAATCCGGGGGGATTGGTTATGGTAGCCACATTCCTGAGCGGGATGCTCTATTATCTGCATTGTACGTATTAGAAGCAGTTGTGGATTCTGGTTTAGATTTGGGTGAATATTATCAGCAATTACAGGAAAAGAATAATTTCTTCTCTGCTTATGATCGGATAGATTTACCATTGGCAAGTATGCAGATCCGCGATAGATTACTACAACAACTAAAAACTCAGAAATTAACAGAAATTGCCGGTAAAAAAGTCATTGATTGTCAGACCATAGATGGTTATAAATTTCGTCTTGCGGATGAAAGTTGGTTGATGATTCGATTTAGTGGCAC
- the purN gene encoding phosphoribosylglycinamide formyltransferase, with product MIQSYSMNSTSSLISPDVSGYQSHDIKPVKLGVMASGNGSNFEVVAQAIKSGDLNAQIQVLIYNNPLAKAAERALNHGVEAILLNHRHYQKREDLDREIVSTLRQYRVDLVVMAGWMRLVTQELIDAFPNHIINIHPSLLPSFKGVRAVEQALEAGVKITGCTVHLLRLEMDSGPILMQAAVPVLPNDTAETLHARIQVQEHRILPLAIAQVADKI from the coding sequence ATGATTCAATCTTACTCCATGAATAGCACCTCTAGTCTAATTTCCCCTGATGTTTCAGGTTACCAGTCCCATGACATAAAACCTGTAAAATTAGGAGTCATGGCCTCTGGGAATGGGAGCAATTTTGAGGTGGTTGCTCAAGCAATCAAATCGGGGGATCTTAATGCCCAAATTCAAGTTTTAATTTATAATAATCCCCTAGCAAAAGCAGCAGAAAGGGCTCTCAATCATGGAGTAGAAGCAATATTGCTCAATCATCGTCATTACCAAAAGCGAGAAGATTTGGATCGGGAAATTGTCAGCACTCTACGCCAATATCGAGTTGATTTAGTAGTTATGGCCGGTTGGATGCGTTTAGTTACCCAAGAACTAATAGATGCTTTTCCGAATCACATTATTAATATCCACCCCAGTTTATTACCTAGTTTTAAAGGTGTTAGAGCTGTAGAGCAAGCCTTAGAAGCAGGTGTAAAAATAACAGGTTGTACAGTTCACCTGCTGAGATTAGAAATGGACAGCGGTCCAATTTTGATGCAAGCTGCAGTTCCAGTATTGCCAAACGATACAGCAGAAACCCTACATGCGAGAATCCAAGTTCAGGAACACCGGATCTTACCATTGGCCATTGCTCAGGTAGCTGATAAAATCTAA
- a CDS encoding carbohydrate ABC transporter permease, with product MKRWRFSLSQLLDNHTIAAWTFLAPALVLLGLFIIWPIVYLFYLSFTAGSFTSKGIYWVGLKNYWRLLLNSDFWQVLFNTAYFTLGTVIPSLVIPLGLAVLLNRVLPWRGILRSFYFLPSIISLVAAGLGFRWLFQNTGPVNGMLEFFGFPPISWLGDTFWAMPVLILFSIWKQIGFNMVVFLAGLQAISSTLYEAAELDGAGDWQQFWHITLPGLRPTLIFATVTTSIFTFRSFEPVYVITGGGPLNSTNLLVYYTYQEAFAQFDFGYAAAVASVLLVITLLLVYFQLQTWGRG from the coding sequence ATGAAAAGATGGCGGTTTTCCCTCAGTCAACTCTTAGATAATCATACCATTGCTGCTTGGACTTTTCTAGCTCCGGCGCTGGTATTATTAGGTTTGTTTATAATTTGGCCAATTGTCTATTTATTTTATCTGAGTTTCACTGCTGGTAGTTTTACGTCTAAGGGTATTTATTGGGTAGGTTTGAAGAACTACTGGCGTCTGTTATTAAATTCGGATTTTTGGCAGGTCTTATTTAACACTGCCTATTTCACTTTGGGTACGGTGATTCCCAGTTTAGTAATTCCCCTAGGGTTAGCAGTATTATTAAATCGTGTGCTACCTTGGCGGGGAATTTTACGTAGTTTCTATTTTTTACCTTCTATTATTTCTTTGGTTGCTGCTGGTTTAGGTTTTCGTTGGTTGTTTCAGAATACTGGTCCTGTAAATGGAATGTTGGAGTTTTTTGGGTTTCCTCCCATATCTTGGTTAGGTGATACTTTTTGGGCCATGCCAGTTTTAATTTTGTTTAGTATTTGGAAGCAAATTGGTTTCAACATGGTGGTTTTTTTAGCTGGTTTACAAGCCATTTCATCAACTCTTTACGAAGCAGCAGAGCTGGACGGAGCAGGTGACTGGCAACAGTTTTGGCATATTACTTTGCCAGGACTAAGACCAACTTTAATTTTTGCTACTGTCACCACTTCTATTTTCACATTTCGCAGTTTTGAGCCTGTTTATGTAATTACTGGTGGCGGTCCTTTAAATTCTACTAATTTGTTGGTTTACTACACCTATCAAGAAGCTTTTGCCCAATTTGATTTCGGTTATGCTGCTGCAGTTGCTAGTGTTTTATTAGTAATAACCCTCCTACTAGTTTACTTTCAATTACAAACTTGGGGAAGGGGGTAA
- a CDS encoding PD-(D/E)XK nuclease family protein: protein MTINDMDFKQLLKQQLPALIQEDVEVRDLLVRAISSYFAGSLETESHFDLVLGEIRRDREEQSRKWDENKRELELDRQEQARKWDENKQELELDRQEQARKWDENKQEFDRVFAQMELDRQEQARKWDENKQEFDRVFAQMELDRQEQARKWDENRREFDQVITQMELDRQEQARKWDENKRELELDRQEQARKWDENKRELELDRQEQARKWDEQTGKWNENRQEFDRVIAAIDRMSRKHDIAISGLGSRWGLCSESSFRNGLKAILEESFGVEVLNIVEYDDQGIVFGRPDQVELDLIIRNGELIICEIKSSVSKADLYTFYRKVDFYQQQHQRQATRKIVISPMVHPSANSIASKLGIEIYSSSEDVSAELPPSPSL from the coding sequence AATTTCCAGCTATTTTGCTGGAAGCTTGGAGACGGAAAGTCACTTTGATTTAGTATTGGGGGAAATACGACGGGATAGGGAAGAGCAGTCTCGCAAGTGGGATGAAAACAAACGGGAACTGGAACTTGACCGTCAGGAACAAGCTCGTAAGTGGGATGAAAACAAACAGGAACTGGAACTTGACCGTCAGGAACAAGCTCGCAAATGGGATGAAAACAAACAGGAATTTGACCGAGTATTCGCCCAAATGGAACTTGACCGTCAGGAACAAGCTCGCAAATGGGATGAAAACAAACAGGAATTTGACCGAGTATTCGCCCAAATGGAACTTGACCGTCAGGAACAAGCTCGCAAATGGGATGAAAACAGACGAGAATTTGACCAGGTCATCACCCAAATGGAACTTGACCGTCAGGAACAAGCTCGTAAGTGGGATGAAAACAAACGGGAACTGGAACTTGACCGTCAGGAACAAGCTCGTAAGTGGGATGAAAACAAACGGGAACTGGAACTTGACCGTCAGGAACAAGCTCGTAAGTGGGATGAGCAAACTGGTAAATGGAATGAAAACAGACAGGAATTTGACCGAGTTATCGCAGCAATAGATCGCATGAGTCGTAAGCATGACATTGCTATTAGCGGACTCGGTTCACGGTGGGGCCTATGTTCTGAGTCCTCGTTTCGTAATGGTCTAAAAGCAATCTTAGAAGAGTCTTTTGGCGTAGAAGTTTTGAATATAGTGGAGTATGATGATCAAGGAATAGTATTTGGTAGACCAGACCAAGTGGAACTGGATTTGATTATCAGAAATGGGGAACTAATCATTTGTGAGATCAAATCATCCGTAAGCAAAGCTGACTTGTACACGTTTTACCGGAAAGTAGACTTTTATCAGCAACAACATCAAAGACAAGCTACGAGAAAGATTGTAATTTCACCCATGGTTCACCCCAGTGCCAATTCCATAGCTTCTAAATTAGGAATTGAAATTTACAGCTCTAGTGAAGATGTTTCCGCAGAATTACCCCCTTCCCCAAGTTTGTAA